In the genome of Candidatus Hydrogenedens sp., one region contains:
- a CDS encoding efflux RND transporter permease subunit, translating to MNQFLGYFVGNRVFANILTAVILIAGLISLLLIRRELFPEFSLDMITVQVIYPGADPEEVEEGICRKIEESLDTVEGIKRYTTVASENMGMANIEVMDSYDLSKVYDKVRNAIDSISTFPKDAEKPITNEVTIRREVIQVALSGNLPDKILKEWAEQIKDELQALPELSQVFIFGAKQYEIGIEVSEEKLQKLGLTFSQVASAIRSGNLNISGGLIRSKGAEIRIRTIGRKYYADELAKIVVLAKPTGEVITLDQVAEIRDDFNEDPLEADFNGEKSVLISCFKTQEEDDIAISDAVKKYVESKQKQLPPGVKISVWNDRARLIRARLNLLEINGIQGLIIVIVMLLLLMNARLSFFVTLGIPISFAGAICIMYLHGSTLNMMSLFGLIMVLGMLVDDAIIVGEAIYYHRQRGLPPMKAALTGVEEVGLPVIGAVTTTIAAFIPLMFVSGIMGKFIRILPIVVISALSVSLFESLFLLPALNDLPDLSHTISNSDNRRHPLKRLRWFFSDFLDAFVEKIYLPFLNTMLKHRYISLTAFIAILLTIMGLVRGQIIKFEVFTEADGDYLMAQVEFPAGTPFHVTKDAVKRMEDALKRLAEKTTTISGEPLVKNVYSVVGQSSSGFSAQGGSNVGEIRVELLPTERRGIHAKKLSSMWAKETGTIPGTLKQKYDVSGGGPRGTGIELWLRSENLQDIIRASQEIKEKLKTYDGVYQIEDDYRPAKIEARFYLKPEAQTLGITLDSLGRQLAGGFFGEEAVRIQRGRDDIRIRVRYPREDRSYLSILNQVRIRTNQGYEVPLFAVADVDFTPGFSSITRVDGMRRVVVTADIETTKANSTEIIGDLTNNFLPLLQRKYPGLIWSFEGPQQNSRDALGSLKVGFPIALLLIFLIISSIFHSYSQPILIMLTIPFGVVGALIGHLLFGQTVTLMSLFGIVALAGVVVNDAIVFVDCFNANLGEGNSFISSILQAGKRRFRAIFLTTTTTFGGLIGLLFTRDMQAQFLKPMAVSLAIGLVFATIVTLLFIPTIIGILNDVRRLAYTIRNRRIPKPEEVEPVFSMLEQKRQLENSSL from the coding sequence ATGAATCAGTTTTTAGGGTATTTTGTCGGAAACCGTGTTTTTGCGAATATATTGACTGCAGTTATACTTATTGCAGGATTAATTTCTCTGTTGTTAATTCGGAGGGAATTATTCCCTGAATTCTCTTTAGATATGATAACAGTCCAGGTAATATATCCCGGTGCAGACCCAGAGGAAGTTGAAGAAGGTATTTGTCGTAAGATTGAGGAATCCTTAGATACCGTAGAAGGAATAAAACGATATACTACCGTCGCTTCGGAAAATATGGGAATGGCAAATATTGAAGTGATGGATAGTTATGATTTAAGTAAGGTATATGATAAGGTTCGTAATGCCATTGATTCTATTTCTACATTTCCAAAAGACGCAGAGAAACCAATAACGAATGAAGTAACTATTCGCCGTGAGGTTATTCAGGTAGCATTATCTGGAAATTTACCCGATAAAATCTTAAAAGAGTGGGCAGAACAGATAAAAGACGAATTACAGGCACTTCCAGAACTTTCGCAGGTTTTTATTTTTGGTGCAAAACAATATGAAATAGGGATTGAAGTGTCTGAAGAAAAACTTCAAAAGTTAGGGCTAACCTTTTCGCAGGTAGCTTCGGCAATTCGTTCCGGAAACTTGAATATTTCTGGAGGGCTTATTCGTTCTAAAGGTGCGGAAATACGAATTCGAACAATAGGTAGAAAATATTATGCAGATGAATTGGCTAAGATAGTAGTATTAGCCAAACCCACAGGTGAAGTGATTACTCTGGACCAGGTAGCGGAAATACGGGATGATTTTAATGAAGACCCCTTAGAGGCAGATTTTAATGGAGAAAAATCAGTTTTGATCTCATGTTTCAAAACTCAGGAAGAAGATGATATAGCCATATCAGATGCAGTCAAAAAATATGTAGAATCAAAGCAAAAACAACTGCCTCCTGGAGTGAAAATTTCTGTATGGAACGACAGAGCTCGATTAATTCGAGCACGATTAAATCTGCTTGAGATAAATGGTATTCAAGGGTTGATTATTGTTATTGTGATGTTATTGTTACTGATGAATGCTCGTTTATCATTTTTCGTTACTTTAGGAATCCCTATTTCCTTTGCAGGGGCTATATGCATTATGTATCTTCATGGCAGTACTTTAAATATGATGTCGTTATTTGGGTTAATTATGGTATTGGGTATGCTGGTTGATGATGCAATTATAGTCGGTGAAGCAATATACTACCATCGCCAGCGAGGATTGCCCCCCATGAAAGCGGCGTTAACGGGTGTAGAGGAAGTGGGATTGCCCGTGATAGGGGCTGTAACAACAACAATAGCCGCATTTATCCCGTTGATGTTTGTGAGTGGAATTATGGGTAAGTTTATTCGTATTTTGCCCATAGTTGTTATTTCTGCGTTGAGTGTATCATTATTTGAATCTCTTTTCTTGCTTCCTGCTCTTAATGATTTGCCTGATTTATCTCATACCATTTCAAACTCTGATAATCGGAGACATCCTCTGAAAAGACTAAGATGGTTTTTTAGTGATTTTCTCGATGCTTTTGTTGAAAAAATTTATCTTCCATTTTTAAATACCATGTTAAAGCATCGTTATATTTCGTTAACAGCCTTTATCGCTATATTATTAACGATAATGGGACTTGTTCGGGGGCAAATTATTAAATTTGAAGTTTTTACTGAGGCTGATGGGGACTATTTAATGGCACAGGTTGAGTTTCCTGCGGGGACACCGTTTCATGTTACAAAAGATGCTGTAAAAAGAATGGAAGATGCCCTAAAAAGGTTAGCAGAGAAAACCACCACTATAAGTGGCGAACCGTTGGTTAAGAATGTTTATAGTGTTGTGGGGCAGAGTAGTAGTGGATTTTCTGCTCAGGGGGGAAGTAATGTAGGTGAAATTAGAGTAGAATTATTACCCACAGAACGAAGGGGGATTCATGCAAAGAAATTAAGTTCTATGTGGGCAAAGGAAACAGGGACTATCCCAGGAACATTAAAACAGAAATATGATGTAAGTGGAGGAGGACCTCGTGGAACAGGAATTGAATTATGGCTAAGAAGTGAGAACCTTCAGGATATAATTCGTGCAAGTCAGGAGATAAAAGAAAAACTTAAAACTTACGATGGAGTTTATCAAATTGAGGATGATTATCGCCCTGCAAAAATTGAAGCGAGGTTTTATCTGAAACCAGAGGCGCAAACATTGGGGATAACTCTGGATTCATTAGGTAGGCAATTAGCGGGTGGCTTTTTTGGAGAAGAAGCGGTTCGAATTCAAAGGGGTAGAGATGATATCCGTATACGGGTTCGTTATCCTCGTGAGGACCGTAGCTATCTCTCTATATTAAATCAAGTTCGCATAAGGACAAATCAAGGATATGAAGTTCCTTTATTTGCTGTGGCTGATGTAGATTTTACTCCAGGTTTTTCTTCTATTACACGTGTTGATGGAATGCGAAGAGTTGTGGTAACAGCAGATATAGAGACAACAAAGGCAAATTCAACAGAAATTATTGGTGATTTAACAAATAATTTTCTCCCATTGCTCCAAAGGAAATATCCAGGATTAATATGGTCGTTTGAAGGACCTCAACAAAATAGTAGAGATGCACTTGGCTCCTTAAAAGTGGGTTTCCCTATTGCATTGTTATTAATTTTCCTGATTATTTCATCGATATTCCATTCTTATTCTCAACCGATATTAATTATGCTTACCATTCCATTTGGTGTTGTAGGAGCATTGATTGGTCATTTATTGTTCGGACAAACTGTTACACTTATGAGTTTATTCGGTATTGTTGCCCTCGCTGGTGTGGTTGTTAATGATGCTATTGTTTTTGTGGATTGCTTTAATGCAAACCTTGGCGAGGGGAATAGTTTTATTTCTTCAATACTTCAAGCAGGTAAGAGAAGGTTTCGTGCTATTTTCTTAACTACAACCACTACATTTGGAGGGCTTATAGGTTTGCTTTTTACACGAGATATGCAAGCACAATTCCTGAAACCGATGGCAGTCTCATTAGCCATAGGTTTAGTTTTTGCGACTATTGTCACGCTTCTATTTATACCTACTATTATTGGTATATTAAATGATGTTCGAAGATTAGCATATACAATTAGAAATCGAAGAATTCCAAAACCTGAGGAAGTAGAGCCTGTATTTTCAATGTTAGAACAGAAAAGGCAATTAGAAAATAGTTCCTTATGA
- a CDS encoding acyltransferase: protein MFEAFLIRWRSYYYGLKFARKGRKCRIQGKHFTIEGHVECGDYCRFRDYVILRTHKDGKIIMGTHSLLSYYTILESTALIQIGSNTAIAEFTVIRDTNHIFWGTKEHFALTPHIAKPIIIGDNVLVGSRCYIHPGVEIGDGAIIGVGSVLVEDTKVGPLEIWAGVPARKVGHRLESVPPEKLQQTEELIKQYGIRKFRY, encoded by the coding sequence ATGTTTGAAGCTTTTTTAATTCGTTGGCGAAGTTATTATTATGGCTTGAAATTTGCCAGAAAGGGAAGAAAATGTCGTATTCAGGGAAAACACTTTACTATAGAGGGGCATGTGGAGTGCGGGGATTATTGCCGGTTTCGGGATTATGTGATACTTCGCACTCATAAAGATGGAAAAATAATAATGGGGACCCATTCATTATTGAGTTACTATACAATTTTAGAATCTACAGCATTGATACAAATTGGAAGTAATACCGCTATTGCGGAATTTACAGTTATTCGAGATACAAATCATATATTTTGGGGGACAAAAGAGCATTTTGCTTTAACACCTCACATAGCCAAGCCGATTATTATTGGGGATAATGTTCTTGTAGGAAGTCGCTGTTATATACATCCGGGGGTAGAAATTGGAGATGGTGCTATTATTGGTGTGGGAAGTGTCCTTGTAGAGGATACGAAGGTAGGACCTCTGGAAATATGGGCAGGGGTCCCAGCACGAAAAGTGGGACATCGTTTGGAAAGTGTTCCTCCTGAGAAATTACAACAAACAGAGGAGTTAATAAAACAATATGGAATTCGCAAATTTCGATATTAA
- a CDS encoding TolC family protein codes for MEFANFDIKKFFFIWIISLCIFICLSATSRETDVDSFPLKSDDTAKITQELPEYLDLQTAQKIALEQNPSLKAVTERIEQARQKVKQALAQYYPQIIANYTASHTDLSNTAIRRAQSTAWEQSSNVISQSMFRSTGGASTDIMSSIPWETILNSWISAYQASDKVPESQNNYALNFIMKYTLFDGFARKYTLALAKLGEESAQESRQEAIRILLSAVANSFYAVQLAEENLRIAEADKAFNERLLYEARVKQELGAGSLSDVLNFEVQLRSAEAQIINARQNREIARISLAGVMGLNTGILPDNVKLTPLKDETDEDLKNPDMDELLSLALQSRPDLKMLTLAIQQSEAQIGQSRATLYPQMGLSLSRSATRTVDSEFSSDDFATTVSVDISYNLFSGGKNRALRAEARAKLREAEQNYYAGRIDVITDVQSTLQELKSVQEQLKLQRENAQYVRKNRDLVEQEYKAGQTSLVRLNQAQRDLIEAEGRLASARVALFRAWYQLKTVTAQSLSDLPKF; via the coding sequence ATGGAATTCGCAAATTTCGATATTAAAAAATTTTTCTTCATATGGATTATAAGTTTATGTATTTTTATATGTTTATCAGCTACTTCACGAGAGACGGATGTAGATTCTTTCCCATTAAAATCAGATGATACTGCAAAAATTACTCAAGAACTCCCTGAGTATTTAGATTTACAAACAGCACAAAAAATAGCATTAGAACAAAATCCTTCATTAAAAGCGGTAACAGAACGGATAGAACAAGCTCGACAGAAAGTCAAACAAGCGTTAGCCCAGTATTATCCTCAAATTATTGCCAATTATACCGCATCGCATACAGACCTATCGAACACTGCTATACGGCGTGCACAGAGTACAGCATGGGAGCAAAGTTCAAATGTAATTTCTCAATCTATGTTTAGAAGTACTGGTGGAGCCAGCACAGATATCATGTCTTCGATACCGTGGGAAACTATTTTGAACTCATGGATTTCAGCATATCAAGCAAGTGATAAAGTTCCAGAGTCACAGAATAATTATGCGTTGAATTTTATTATGAAATATACCTTATTTGATGGTTTTGCCCGTAAGTATACTCTTGCTTTGGCTAAGTTAGGTGAGGAAAGTGCTCAGGAGTCTCGTCAAGAAGCCATACGAATATTATTGTCCGCAGTAGCAAATAGTTTTTATGCGGTACAATTAGCAGAGGAAAATCTCCGAATAGCCGAAGCTGATAAAGCATTCAATGAAAGACTTCTTTATGAAGCGCGGGTAAAACAAGAATTAGGAGCGGGTTCTTTAAGTGATGTTTTAAATTTTGAAGTACAGTTAAGGTCAGCAGAAGCACAAATTATTAATGCCCGTCAAAATCGTGAGATTGCTCGCATATCTTTAGCAGGCGTAATGGGGTTAAATACAGGCATACTCCCTGATAATGTAAAATTAACACCACTAAAAGATGAGACAGATGAAGATTTAAAAAATCCCGATATGGATGAATTGTTATCACTTGCGTTACAAAGCAGACCTGATTTGAAAATGTTAACTTTAGCTATCCAGCAATCTGAAGCACAGATTGGACAAAGCCGTGCTACTTTATATCCACAGATGGGATTATCTTTGTCCCGTTCGGCGACAAGGACGGTGGACAGCGAATTTAGTTCAGATGATTTTGCTACTACTGTAAGTGTCGATATTTCATATAACCTCTTTTCTGGGGGTAAAAACCGAGCATTACGGGCAGAAGCACGTGCAAAACTCCGAGAGGCAGAGCAAAATTATTATGCAGGAAGAATTGATGTGATAACTGATGTTCAGAGTACCCTTCAGGAATTAAAATCGGTACAAGAACAACTGAAACTACAGAGGGAAAATGCACAGTATGTTAGAAAAAATAGGGATTTGGTGGAGCAGGAATACAAAGCAGGGCAAACGTCATTAGTCCGCTTAAATCAAGCACAACGTGATTTAATTGAAGCGGAAGGTAGACTTGCTTCTGCTCGGGTTGCCTTATTCCGAGCGTGGTATCAGTTGAAAACTGTTACTGCCCAATCTCTTTCAGATCTTCCAAAATTTTAA
- a CDS encoding Gfo/Idh/MocA family oxidoreductase → MNKLMYSRRTFIKNVLMGTAGMAVTPMIIPSYVWGAEPSTLPNERITVACIGVGGQGKYDMKAFLSLPEVQVVAVCDVDDNHAQEAQKIVNDFYAQKKNIPEYKGCDVYHDFRDVIARKDVDAVMIATPDHWHPIISIMSAQSGKDIYCEKPLANSIPEGKAVVEAVRKYRRVFQTGSHERSRDNARYACELVRNGRIGKLHTIRVNMPVDNHTPIPPQPEMPIPPGFDYDFWLGPAPKEPYTEKRCHFWFRYILDYSGGEMTDRGAHIIDLGQLGNGTDDTFPISVEGKGFFPKEGLFNTAMSYEFRFEYANGVELLGKSVGPRGIKFEGDKGWIFIYIHGGDLRANPPSLLQETIAPNEIHLGRSKGHHKNFIECVKSRKDPMAPVEVGYHTATMCHMANIAMRLGRKLNWDPEKEMFVNDDEANRMMQPSMRAPWTLG, encoded by the coding sequence ATGAATAAATTAATGTATTCAAGAAGAACATTTATAAAGAATGTTCTTATGGGAACAGCGGGAATGGCTGTTACGCCGATGATAATCCCCTCTTATGTATGGGGAGCGGAACCTTCTACTTTGCCAAATGAAAGAATAACTGTTGCTTGCATTGGTGTAGGAGGTCAAGGCAAATATGACATGAAGGCGTTTTTAAGTTTGCCTGAGGTTCAGGTAGTTGCTGTTTGTGACGTGGATGATAATCATGCACAGGAAGCACAAAAAATAGTCAACGATTTTTATGCTCAAAAGAAGAACATACCCGAATATAAAGGTTGTGATGTTTACCATGATTTTAGGGATGTCATTGCTCGTAAAGATGTGGATGCGGTGATGATAGCGACTCCTGACCATTGGCACCCTATTATATCCATTATGTCGGCACAATCAGGGAAAGATATTTATTGTGAAAAACCGTTAGCAAATTCTATCCCCGAGGGTAAAGCAGTAGTAGAGGCAGTCCGTAAATATCGTAGAGTATTTCAAACAGGTAGTCATGAACGTTCCCGAGATAATGCAAGGTATGCATGTGAATTGGTTAGGAATGGAAGAATAGGTAAATTACATACGATACGGGTAAACATGCCTGTGGATAATCATACCCCGATTCCTCCACAGCCCGAAATGCCTATTCCTCCTGGTTTTGACTATGATTTCTGGCTGGGACCTGCCCCAAAAGAACCCTATACAGAAAAAAGATGCCATTTCTGGTTCCGATATATTCTGGACTATAGTGGTGGAGAAATGACAGACCGAGGTGCTCATATTATTGATTTAGGCCAATTAGGTAATGGAACGGATGATACATTCCCCATCTCTGTGGAAGGGAAAGGCTTTTTCCCGAAAGAAGGATTGTTTAATACCGCAATGAGTTATGAATTTCGATTTGAGTATGCTAATGGTGTTGAATTATTAGGAAAGAGTGTAGGACCGCGTGGAATTAAGTTTGAGGGTGATAAAGGATGGATTTTTATTTATATTCATGGTGGTGACCTGCGTGCCAATCCTCCTTCATTACTTCAAGAAACTATAGCCCCGAATGAAATACATTTAGGCAGAAGTAAGGGACATCATAAGAATTTTATTGAATGTGTTAAATCCCGCAAGGACCCGATGGCTCCTGTGGAAGTGGGTTATCACACTGCAACTATGTGCCATATGGCAAATATTGCCATGAGACTTGGACGAAAATTGAACTGGGACCCAGAGAAAGAAATGTTTGTTAATGATGATGAAGCCAATCGCATGATGCAACCTTCGATGAGAGCACCTTGGACATTAGGTTAA
- a CDS encoding HEAT repeat domain-containing protein, which translates to MKNIYILINIFLTLIFLTSTTFAQEIPNIKDALNYLQTYKFGMNREPLEPILDAVKTTQNDPVKQEQLSKQLVAVLPKCTIDGKRFIARQLVVIATPSVVPGIEPLLKNNETIDIGCRILEQIPGKEATQSLIKVLKQESITEDDEVAIINSLGRRKDSLSVETLSQYLENPSQKLQNSVIIALGSIGGKEAGSILWNWAKSKSMLENSNVQSALLKIASRLAEELTEKDMALEIYSSLFSNDKVTPINRAYALRGLVQLKGKDAFEEVWQSVGSEDTVLSSSGIDLLKDKAFPDTLLSERCVSTLETAKPRLQFGLLEVIASRKITDVVPQVLNLIEKSDGELKLSAIQCLSRVGDTRAIEPLMNIALSGPRDVRETAKDALIKLDNPDGNKYLMDKMQKGNLDVRKLAVELLTERRAVEAKEIMKNAIIKNDKDIIDEALNYFAILGDEQDLPFLFDKLMADIENSSSYIPALSLIIDRTGDEGKKVKIIMDQWVKCNNDLQKKSLISLLGNIKSPEACAVLERFLTSEPALKTNIFQSMGQCVDVNTLEKIINEVEKENVDEVKNAGILSSLNILRTLNLTDKQKFDYYITLWKLTGENPTIQKNILGGFTKLSLVEVLDFIEGIKVNDTIKADWANVRFNVAKNISFSYPSRTMSILEEMLPNLKDNQAKEVENLLKGLKNKGEFLCSWSISGPYRMEDYSARRLFDEVSLPPETDLNSVKDWRILPLKVRDDGLIYADLAEYSGGEVECVAYVACKITVPEPVEGKILLGTNDGVKVWLNGKLVHSFAEGRTMIPEQDNVPVKLEKNNILLMAIYNQGAAWEFTAKLQGISPEKVEVVPYSP; encoded by the coding sequence ATGAAAAATATTTATATTCTAATTAACATATTCCTGACATTGATATTTTTAACATCGACTACCTTTGCTCAGGAAATTCCAAACATTAAAGATGCCCTGAATTATCTACAAACGTATAAGTTTGGAATGAATCGTGAACCGTTAGAGCCTATTCTTGATGCAGTAAAGACAACTCAAAATGACCCTGTGAAACAGGAACAGTTATCAAAACAACTTGTAGCGGTTTTACCGAAATGTACCATTGATGGGAAAAGATTTATTGCACGCCAATTAGTTGTGATTGCAACACCATCTGTTGTTCCGGGAATTGAACCTTTATTGAAGAATAACGAAACAATTGATATTGGTTGCCGAATATTAGAGCAAATCCCCGGCAAGGAAGCAACGCAATCTCTTATAAAGGTGTTGAAACAAGAGTCTATAACAGAAGATGATGAAGTTGCCATTATCAATTCTCTGGGAAGAAGAAAAGATAGCTTATCTGTTGAAACATTGTCCCAATATCTGGAAAATCCATCACAGAAACTACAAAATTCAGTGATAATTGCCCTTGGTTCTATAGGTGGGAAAGAAGCAGGGAGTATTCTCTGGAACTGGGCTAAAAGTAAATCCATGTTGGAAAATTCTAATGTACAGTCTGCTCTCTTGAAAATTGCCAGTCGGTTGGCAGAAGAATTGACTGAAAAAGATATGGCTTTGGAAATCTATTCTTCTTTATTCAGTAATGATAAAGTTACCCCTATAAACAGAGCATATGCCCTGAGGGGATTGGTACAGTTAAAGGGTAAAGATGCCTTTGAAGAAGTCTGGCAAAGTGTTGGAAGTGAAGACACAGTACTTTCTTCTTCTGGTATTGATTTGTTAAAAGATAAAGCCTTTCCTGATACGTTACTTTCTGAACGATGTGTAAGTACATTAGAAACTGCAAAGCCAAGACTTCAGTTTGGTTTGTTAGAAGTTATTGCTTCCCGTAAGATTACAGACGTTGTCCCACAGGTGTTAAACCTTATAGAAAAATCTGATGGAGAATTGAAATTGTCAGCAATTCAATGTCTTAGTCGGGTAGGTGATACTCGTGCTATTGAACCGTTAATGAATATTGCTTTAAGTGGACCTCGTGATGTTAGAGAAACAGCAAAAGATGCTTTAATAAAATTGGATAATCCCGATGGGAATAAGTATCTGATGGATAAAATGCAAAAAGGTAATTTAGATGTCAGAAAATTAGCCGTTGAATTGCTTACAGAACGTAGGGCTGTTGAAGCAAAAGAGATTATGAAGAACGCTATCATAAAAAATGACAAGGATATTATAGATGAGGCCCTAAATTATTTTGCAATATTAGGGGATGAGCAGGATTTGCCTTTCTTGTTTGATAAACTTATGGCCGATATTGAAAATAGTTCTTCTTATATTCCTGCTCTTTCTTTAATCATTGATAGAACAGGTGATGAAGGCAAAAAGGTAAAAATTATAATGGACCAGTGGGTGAAATGCAATAATGATTTACAAAAGAAATCTTTGATTTCATTATTAGGGAATATTAAAAGTCCAGAAGCGTGTGCAGTGCTTGAAAGGTTTTTGACAAGCGAGCCTGCGTTAAAAACAAATATCTTTCAATCCATGGGGCAATGCGTTGACGTAAATACATTGGAGAAGATTATAAATGAGGTTGAAAAAGAAAATGTTGATGAGGTGAAAAATGCAGGGATACTAAGTTCGCTAAATATTTTGAGAACACTGAATCTAACGGATAAGCAGAAATTTGATTACTATATCACCCTTTGGAAATTGACAGGGGAAAATCCTACAATTCAGAAAAATATATTAGGTGGTTTTACAAAATTAAGTTTGGTAGAGGTTTTAGATTTTATAGAGGGAATAAAGGTAAATGATACTATAAAAGCGGATTGGGCTAATGTAAGGTTTAATGTGGCAAAAAATATTAGTTTTTCTTATCCTTCAAGAACGATGTCTATTTTAGAGGAGATGCTTCCTAACTTGAAGGACAATCAGGCTAAGGAGGTAGAAAATTTGCTAAAAGGTCTTAAAAACAAAGGTGAGTTTCTATGTTCGTGGAGCATAAGTGGTCCATATCGAATGGAAGATTATAGTGCAAGACGGTTATTTGACGAAGTTTCATTACCTCCTGAGACTGATTTAAATTCTGTAAAAGATTGGCGTATTTTGCCCTTAAAAGTGCGTGACGATGGTCTAATTTATGCAGATTTGGCTGAATATTCTGGTGGTGAAGTAGAATGTGTAGCGTATGTTGCATGTAAGATTACAGTGCCAGAACCTGTGGAAGGAAAGATATTATTGGGTACTAATGATGGTGTTAAAGTATGGCTCAATGGGAAACTGGTTCATTCATTTGCAGAGGGAAGAACTATGATTCCTGAACAGGACAATGTTCCTGTTAAGTTAGAGAAAAATAATATATTGTTAATGGCAATATATAATCAAGGTGCAGCGTGGGAATTTACTGCAAAACTTCAGGGGATAAGCCCCGAAAAAGTAGAGGTGGTGCCATATAGTCCGTAA
- a CDS encoding adenylate/guanylate cyclase domain-containing protein, translated as MPQLVIEQPGISIQTVPIGDKDIVLGRSSECDIVLSAGEISRHHAKIVVRDANYVLVDLKSLNGTYLNGQRITEHILKHMDEIWLGSQCRIIFRDDTQYGKTWKEDTINDTKEEIIHHVEHIREQIEEVESTLFQINKEKEEDSQALDTAYTPIVDIKKLGRAYRRLDVLYKATQIMGSAADLDTKLAQVLDLVIEVLSADRGFILLKDESGKSLVTKVARAMENGLEASSPSMGIAGKAAIDGEPVLMIDRLANPEFGNRESVIMRKITSAMCVPLKIENRILGSIYIDSIQKRAFFDDEDLELFFSLSNQIALAIENAQLNQKMIEEEKRRENFRRFLPDVIVEEILKAGSNIQLGGDKKRVTTMFCDIRGSSKLAESVSPQELVALLNEHFTAITEIVFAWHGTLDKYIGDEIMAVFGAPISTGDDAYAAVCAALNILKTNEELNVIRISEGKPAFQLGIGIETGDVIAGFIGSPKRMEYTVVGDRVNIAKRLCDMANPGSIVVGNETWLELKDRVRGVPIGTFKVKNKEQFIVAYEIKELL; from the coding sequence TTGCCGCAACTGGTTATTGAGCAACCGGGAATATCTATTCAGACGGTGCCAATTGGAGACAAGGACATTGTTCTTGGCAGGTCGAGTGAGTGTGATATTGTGTTAAGTGCAGGGGAAATATCACGTCACCATGCAAAAATTGTTGTGAGAGATGCTAACTATGTGCTTGTAGATTTAAAAAGTTTAAATGGTACATATCTAAATGGACAGCGGATTACAGAGCACATATTGAAACATATGGATGAAATATGGTTAGGTAGTCAATGTCGAATTATTTTTAGAGATGACACACAATATGGGAAAACGTGGAAAGAAGATACTATCAATGATACAAAGGAAGAGATAATTCATCATGTAGAGCATATTCGAGAACAGATAGAAGAAGTGGAAAGTACACTGTTTCAAATTAATAAAGAAAAGGAGGAAGATAGTCAAGCTTTAGATACAGCATATACACCTATTGTTGATATTAAGAAATTAGGTCGTGCCTATCGTCGTTTAGATGTGCTTTACAAAGCGACACAAATAATGGGTTCAGCTGCAGATTTAGATACAAAGTTGGCTCAAGTACTGGACTTAGTTATAGAAGTTCTTTCTGCAGATAGAGGTTTTATCCTGCTTAAAGATGAATCTGGGAAGTCATTAGTAACCAAAGTAGCACGAGCGATGGAAAATGGATTAGAAGCCTCATCTCCGAGTATGGGTATTGCAGGTAAAGCGGCAATTGATGGAGAGCCTGTACTTATGATTGACAGGTTAGCCAACCCAGAGTTTGGAAATCGAGAAAGTGTTATTATGCGTAAGATTACAAGTGCTATGTGTGTTCCGTTGAAAATTGAAAATCGAATTTTAGGTTCTATTTACATAGATTCTATCCAAAAAAGAGCCTTTTTTGATGATGAAGATTTAGAACTCTTCTTCTCTTTGAGCAATCAGATTGCTCTTGCCATAGAAAATGCTCAGCTTAACCAAAAAATGATTGAAGAAGAGAAAAGGCGTGAAAATTTTAGAAGATTTTTGCCAGATGTGATTGTTGAAGAAATTCTTAAAGCGGGTTCTAATATACAATTGGGAGGTGATAAGAAAAGAGTAACTACTATGTTTTGTGATATACGAGGTTCATCGAAGTTGGCTGAGAGTGTTTCTCCGCAGGAGTTAGTAGCTTTACTCAATGAACATTTCACCGCTATAACCGAGATTGTTTTTGCATGGCATGGCACATTAGATAAATATATTGGTGATGAAATAATGGCGGTTTTTGGTGCACCTATTTCTACTGGAGATGATGCATATGCGGCTGTTTGTGCTGCGTTGAATATCCTTAAGACCAATGAGGAATTAAATGTAATCCGAATTTCAGAGGGTAAACCTGCTTTCCAACTCGGTATAGGAATAGAAACTGGAGATGTTATTGCAGGATTTATTGGTTCTCCTAAAAGGATGGAATATACAGTTGTAGGGGATAGGGTCAATATTGCAAAGAGATTGTGTGATATGGCAAATCCCGGAAGTATTGTTGTTGGGAATGAAACATGGTTAGAATTAAAAGATAGGGTTAGAGGAGTCCCTATCGGAACATTCAAGGTAAAGAACAAAGAGCAATTTATTGTTGCCTACGAGATAAAAGAACTTTTATAA